Proteins encoded in a region of the Solanum dulcamara chromosome 9, daSolDulc1.2, whole genome shotgun sequence genome:
- the LOC129904370 gene encoding glutathione S-transferase TCHQD, giving the protein MQLYHHAFSLDSQKVRLTLEEKGIDYTSHHVNPLTGKNMDAFFFSMNPSAKVPVFQNGSHIIYDTIEIIQYIERIAEKVSSGGNNLNLSSREVVGWMHKIQEWDAMYFTLFHVPEKYRLCVSKFLRRVIIARMAESPNLASAYHCQLRQAYDTDDKLKNADVLRRSENHLVRLLDEVELKLGETSYLAGEEFSLADVMLIPVLARIELLNLEEYINSRPNIADYWVLVKQRPSYKKVIGKYFDGWRRRKTLLKTWCFIRVRSMLRKY; this is encoded by the exons ATGCAGCTATATCATCATGCTTTTTCCTTGGACAGCCAGAAGGTGAGACTTACTTTGGAGGAGAAAGGTATTGATTACACGTCACATCATGTGAACCCTTTGACGGGCAAGAACATGGATGCATTTTTCTTCAGTATGAATCCAAGTGCGAAAGTTCCTGTATTCCAGAATGGTTCTCACATCATATATGATACAATTGAGATAATTCA GTATATTGAAAGAATCGCAGAAAAAGTGTCGTCTGGCGGAAACAATCTGAACCTCAGCAGCAGAGAAGTTGTCGGATGGATGCATAAAATACAAGAATGGGATGCAATGTACTTTACCCTTTTCCATGTCCCTGAGAAGTATCGGCTATGTGTTTCTAAATTCTTGAGACGTGTAATAATTGCCCGAATGGCTGAATCTCCCAACTTAGCAAGTGCTTACCACTGTCAGTTACGACAGGCATATGATACGGACGACAAGTTGAAGAACGCTGACGTTTTGAGACGAAGTGAAAACCATCTAGTAAGACTTCTTGATGAAGTGGAACTCAAACTTGGTGAAACATCATATCTAGCCGGGGAAGAGTTCAGTCTAGCTGATGTAATGCTCATTCCTGTTCTAGCTAGAATAGAACTCTTGAACTTGGAAGAGTACATAAACAGTCGTCCAAACATAGCAGACTATTGGGTGTTGGTTAAGCAAAGACCTAGTTATAAGAAGGTGATTGGTAAGTATTTTGATGGATGGAGAAGACGAAAGACACTGCTGAAAACATGGTGCTTCATCCGTGTCAGAAGCATGCTTCGAAAATATTGA